A section of the Papio anubis isolate 15944 chromosome 2, Panubis1.0, whole genome shotgun sequence genome encodes:
- the LOC116273524 gene encoding class E basic helix-loop-helix protein 40 — translation MERIPSAQPPPACLPKAPGLEHGDLPGMDFAHMYQVYKSRRGIKRSEDSKETYKLPHRLIEKKRRDRINECIAQLKDLLPEHLKLTTLGHLEKAVVLELTLKHVKALTNLIDQQQQKIIALQSGLQAGELSGRNVETGQEMFCSGFQTCAREVLQYLAKHENTRDLKSSQLVTHLHRVVSELLQGGTSRKPSDPAPKVMDFKEKPSSPAKGSEGPGKNCVPVIQRTFAHSSGEQSGSDTDTDSGYGGESEKGDLRSDQPCFKSDHGRRFTMGERIGAIKQESEEPPTKKNRMQLSDDEGHFTSSDLISSPFLGPHPHQPPFCLPFYLIPPSATAYLPMLEKCWYPTSVPVLYPGLNASAAALSSFMNPDKISAPLLMPQRLPSPLPAHPSVDSSVLLQALKPIPPLNLETKD, via the exons ATGGAGCGGATCCCCAGCGCGCAACCACCCCCCGCCTGCCTGCCCAAAGCACCGGGACTGGAGCACGGAGACCTACCAGG GATGGATTTTGCCCACATGTACCAAGTGTACAAGTCAAGACGGGGAATAAAGCGGAGCGAGGACAGCAAG GAGACCTACAAATTGCCGCACCGGCTCATCGAGAAAAAGAGACGTGACCGGATTAACGAGTGCATCGCCCAGCTGAAGGATCTCCTACCAGAACATCTCAAACTTACA ACTTTGGGTCACTTGGAAAAAGCAGTGGTTCTTGAACTTACCTTGAAGCATGTGAAAGCACTAACAAACCTAATTGATCAGCAGCAGCAGAAAATCATTGCCCTGCAGAGCGGTTTACAAGCTG GTGAGCTGTCAGGGAGAAATGTTGAAACAGGTCAAGAGATGTTCTGCTCAGGTTTCCAGACTTGTGCCCGGGAGGTGCTTCAGTACCTGGCCAAGCACGAGAACACTCGGGACCTGAAGTCTTCGCAGCTTGTCACCCACCTCCACCGGGTGGTCTCAGAGCTGCTGCAGGGTGGTACCTCCAGGAAGCCATCAGACCCAGCTCCCAAAGTGATGGACTTCAAGGAAAAACCCAGCTCTCCGGCCAAAGGCTCGGAAGGTCCTGGGAAAAACTGCGTGCCAGTCATCCAGCGGACTTTCGCTCACTCAAGTGGGGAGCAGAGTGGCAGCGACACGGACACAGACAGTGGCTACGGAGGAGAATCGGAGAAGGGCGACTTGCGCAGTGACCAGCCGTGCTTCAAAAGCGACCACGGACGCAGGTTCACCATGGGAGAAAGGATCGGCGCAATTAAGCAAGAATCCGAAGAACCCCCCACAAAAAAGAACCGGATGCAGCTTTCGGATGATGAAGGCCATTTCACTAGCAGTGACCTGATCAGCTCCCCGTTCCTGGGCCCACACCCACACCAGCCTCCTTTCTGCCTGCCCTTCTACCTGATCCCACCTTCAGCGACTGCCTACCTGCCCATGCTGGAGAAGTGCTGGTATCCCACCTCGGTGCCAGTGCTATACCCAGGCCTCAACGCCTCTGCCGCAGCCCTCTCTAGCTTCATGAACCCAGACAAGATCTCGGCTCCCTTGCTTATGCCCCAGAGACTCCCTTCTCCCTTGCCAGCTCATCCGTCCGTCGACTCTTCTGTCTTGCTCCAAGCCCTGAAGCCGATCCCCCCTTTAAACTTAGAAACCAAAGACTAA